The following coding sequences lie in one Glycine max cultivar Williams 82 chromosome 19, Glycine_max_v4.0, whole genome shotgun sequence genomic window:
- the LOC100795659 gene encoding shaggy-related protein kinase alpha — protein MASVGVAPTSSGLRESSGVDRLPEEMNDMRIRDDKEMEATVVDGNGTETGHIIVTTIGGRNGQPKQTISYMAERIVGHGSFGVVFQAKCLETGETVAIKKVLQDKRYKNRELQTMRLLDHPNVVCLKHCFFSTTEKDELYLNLVLEYVPETVNRVIKHYNKLNQRMPLIYVKLYTYQIFRALSYIHRCIGVCHRDIKPQNLLVNPHTHQVKICDFGSAKVLVKGEPNISYICSRYYRAPELIFGATEYTTAIDVWSVGCVLAELMLGQPLFPGESGVDQLVEIIKVLGTPTREEIKCMNPNYTEFKFPQIKAHPWHKIFHKRMPPEAVDLVSRLLQYSPNLRCTALDALTHPFFDELRDPNTRLPNGRFLPPLFNFKSHELKGVPVEILLKLIPEHARKQCPFLGL, from the exons ATGGCTTCAGTTGGTGTGGCACCAACATCATCAGGCTTGAGAGAATCCAGTGGTGTTGATAGGTTGCCAGAGGAGATGAATGATATGAGAATTAGGGATGATAAA GAAATGGAAGCCACCGTTGTCGATGGTAACGGAACAGAGACCGGACATATTATTGTTACTACCATTGGGGGTAGAAATGGTCAACCGAAGCAG aCTATAAGCTATATGGCAGAGCGGATTGTTGGACATGGATCATTTGGGGTTGTCTTCCAG GCTAAATGCTTGGAGACTGGTGAAACTGTGGCTATCAAAAAAGTTCTTCAAGACAAGAGGTATAAAAACCGGGAGCTGCAAACAATGCGCCTTCTTGACCACCCAAATGTTGTCTGTTTGAAGCATTGTTTCTTTTCAACCACCGAAAAGGATGAACTATACCTTAATTTGGTACTGGAGTATGTTCCCGAAACAGTTAATCGTGTGATCAAACATTATAACAAGTTGAACCAACGGATGCCTCTGATATATGTAAAACTCTATACATACCAG ATCTTTAGGGCACTCTCTTATATTCATCGTTGCATTGGAGTCTGCCATCGGGATATCAAGCCTCAAAATCTATTA GTTAATCCACATACTCACCAGGTCAAAATATGCGACTTTGGAAGTGCAAAAGTCTTG GTAAAAGGCGAACCAAATATATCGTACATATGCTCTAGATATTATAGAGCACCTGAGCTTATATTTGGAGCAACTGAATATACTACAGCTATTGACGTTTGGTCAGTTGGTTGTGTATTGGCTGAGCTTATGCTTGGACAG CCCTTGTTCCCCGGTGAGAGTGGAGTTGATCAGCTTGTTGAGATCATCAAG GTTCTGGGAACTCCAACAAGGGAAGAGATAAAGTGCATGAATCCTAACTATACAGAATTTAAATTCCCACAGATTAAAGCACATCCATGGCACAAG ATCTTTCACAAGCGCATGCCTCCAGAAGCTGTTGATTTAGTATCAAGACTACTACAATACTCCCCTAACTTGCGGTGCACAGCT TTAGATGCCTTGACCCATCCTTTCTTTGATGAACTTCGTGACCCAAACACTCGCTTGCCAAATGGTCGTTTCCTTCcaccattgttcaattttaaatCTCATG AATTGAAGGGAGTCCCAGTTGAGATTTTGCTGAAATTGATTCCAGAACATGCAAGGAAGCAGTGCCCGTTTCTTGGCTTGTGA
- the LOC100792135 gene encoding polygalacturonase At1g48100: MFLQRITLFLIFITCLFFPTIRGKLHSHANGKQWLPMSRIWLPPSPSPEVVSPNANGPFVFNVKSFGAVGDGVSDDTEAFKLAWDAACHAEESGTLFVPKGHIFMIQSTTFTGPCNSKLTFKVDGTIWPPDGPDSWPLSSRKRQWLVFYRINGMLMQGSGLIDGRGEKWWNLSYKSHKGANGAKQLGPGDRPVAIRFFESSNLRVEGLKIKNSPKFHFRFDECQNVHVEKLIIKSPALSPNTDGIHIENTTNVNIHNSVISNGDDCVSVGAGCYNVDIRNITCGPSHGISIGSLGNYNSRACVSNITVSDSIIKHSDNGVRIKTWQGGRGAVSKVVFNNIQMDTVRNPIIIDQYYCPSKNCHNQSYAVSVSNVSYSNIKGTYDARSPPMRFACSDSVPCTNLTLSEVELLPAAHSQGKILTNPFCWKVYGTVQTLTTPHVLCLLEGNQLTLKPRDVVWC; the protein is encoded by the exons ATGTTTTTGCAGAGAATTactcttttcttaattttcatcACATGTTTGTTCTTTCCCACAATTCGTGGCAAACTTCACAGTCATGCAAACGGGAAGCAATGGCTTCCAATGTCACGTATTTGGTTACCACCTTCTCCTTCACCTGAGGTTGTTAGCCCAAATGCCAATggaccttttgttttcaatgtaAAATCCTTTGGTGCTGTTGGGGATGGTGTCTCTGATGATACAGAAGCATTTAAGTTGGCCTGGGATGCAGCATGTCACGCCGAAGAATCAGGAACTCTTTTTGTTCCAAAGGGTCATATCTTCATGATACAATCAACTACATTCACAGGACCTTGTAATTCTAAACTCACTTTTAAG GTTGATGGTACTATTTGGCCCCCGGATGGACCGGATTCATGGCCATTGAGTAGCAGAAAGAGACAATGGCTGGTTTTCTATAGAATAAATGGAATGCTAATGCAGGGAAGTGGTCTTATTGATGGAAGAGGAGAGAAATGGTGGAATCTCTCTTACAAATCACACAAA GGAGCTAATGGGGCAAAACAGCTTGGACCAGGTGATCGTCCAGTG GCCATCAGGTTCTTTGAGAGCTCCAATTTGAGAGTGGAAGGACTGAAAATCAAGAACAGTCCTAAATTCCATTTCCGATTTGATGAATGTCAAAATGTCCATGTGGAAAAGCTTATCATAAAGTCACCTGCTCTAAGTCCCAACACCGATGGAATTCACATtgaaaacacaactaatgtcaATATTCACAATTCAGTCATTTCAAATG GTGATGACTGTGTGTCCGTTGGTGCCGGTTGTTACAATGTGGACATAAGGAATATAACATGCGGTCCAAGTCATGGAATAAG CATTGGCAGCCTAGGAAATTACAATTCGCGAGCTTGCGTTTCCAACATAACAGTGAGTGATTCAATTATTAAGCATTCTGATAATGGGGTTCGGATCAAAACATGGCAGGGTGGAAGAGGAGCAGTGTCTAAGGTAGTCTTCAACAATATTCAAATGGACACTGTCCGCAACCCAATCATCATAGACCAATACTACTGCCCCTCCAAGAACTGCCACAACCAAAGCTATGCGGTTTCAGTTTCCAATGTTTCATACTCAAACATAAAGGGTACTTATGATGCGAGGTCCCCACCTATGCGTTTTGCTTGCAGTGATTCTGTTCCATGCACAAACCTCACGCTATCTGAAGTGGAACTGCTTCCAGCTGCGCACTCACAGGGCAAGATTTTGACCAACCCGTTTTGTTGGAAGGTTTATGGAACTGTGCAGACACTCACAACACCACACGTTTTATGCCTCTTAGAGGGAAATCAATTAACCTTAAAGCCTCGAGATGTTGTTTGGTGTTAG